Proteins encoded by one window of Sediminicoccus rosea:
- a CDS encoding acetate--CoA ligase family protein, with protein sequence MSSVEALRDPQSLTRLLAPRSFAVVGVSAEPTGFGARTVQNMRDFDGPVWCVNPKYAGQELHGRPCFASVADLPGAPDSTVIALPRPGVMDAVQALAKKGGGGAVIYASGYGETDLPERAVEEQELRETARRMGFPLLGANCLGFVDHRQRVGATFMPDYVKMTAPAGGVGVVSQSGALGYALMQAAERGFAMCHMTTAGNATDLDVCDLAAFQLTIPECRSIALAVEGLRDARRLFLLGEMAASMGKTIVVLKLGRGEVGAKAAASHTGSLAGSSAAWSAGFKRAGMLEVGDFDALLETAGFFAKAGPPKGRGVGIVTPSGGAGIMAADHAEFAGLPLPQPAPETERVLRSAIPDFGSPRNPCDLTAQVATNPKSFEDCMLAMLNDEQYATVVFPVVYHNPAPAATPTRMKTLEPMAAATGKPICIAWIPESLEGPGAEAVDVSPNLVLFRSMRRMMKALSLWFERHDPKPAAGTVDARAKAAAAAIPAGAATLMEAAAKSAFATAGLPVVSEHRAKDAAGAVAAAQALGFPVVLKLDSPDVAHKTEVGGVELNLADAAAVTAAFGRIMAGVAKHAPKARVDGVLVQRMEARGVELILGARRDPQFGVMVLVGLGGVQAELWKDVALDVAPVSPEGAMAMLRSLKAFPLLDGFRGSPKLPVEQIAAAIAQFSGFAAAMGDRLEEAEINPLVCRPDGCVAVDGLMMLSA encoded by the coding sequence ATGTCCAGCGTGGAAGCCTTGCGCGACCCCCAGAGCCTCACGCGCCTGTTGGCGCCGCGCAGCTTCGCCGTGGTGGGCGTCTCGGCCGAGCCCACGGGTTTCGGCGCGCGCACCGTGCAGAACATGCGGGATTTCGACGGCCCGGTCTGGTGCGTGAACCCGAAATATGCGGGCCAGGAACTGCATGGCCGCCCCTGCTTCGCCTCCGTCGCGGACCTGCCGGGCGCCCCTGATTCCACCGTCATCGCCCTGCCGCGCCCGGGCGTGATGGATGCGGTGCAGGCGCTGGCGAAGAAGGGCGGCGGCGGCGCCGTGATCTACGCCTCCGGCTATGGCGAAACCGACCTGCCCGAGCGCGCGGTGGAGGAGCAGGAACTGCGCGAGACGGCGCGGCGCATGGGCTTCCCGCTGCTCGGCGCCAATTGCCTGGGCTTCGTGGATCATCGCCAGCGCGTTGGCGCCACCTTCATGCCGGACTACGTGAAGATGACGGCGCCGGCCGGCGGTGTCGGCGTCGTCAGCCAGTCGGGCGCGCTCGGCTATGCGCTGATGCAGGCGGCCGAGCGCGGCTTCGCCATGTGCCACATGACGACGGCGGGCAATGCGACGGACCTCGATGTCTGCGACCTCGCGGCCTTCCAGCTCACCATCCCCGAATGCCGCAGCATCGCGCTGGCGGTCGAGGGCCTGCGCGACGCGCGGCGCCTCTTCCTGCTCGGCGAGATGGCGGCGAGCATGGGCAAGACCATCGTCGTCCTCAAGCTCGGGCGTGGCGAGGTGGGTGCCAAGGCGGCGGCCTCTCACACCGGCTCGCTCGCCGGCAGCAGCGCCGCCTGGTCGGCGGGGTTCAAGCGCGCCGGCATGCTGGAGGTGGGTGACTTCGACGCGCTGCTGGAAACGGCCGGCTTCTTCGCCAAGGCGGGGCCGCCGAAAGGCCGTGGCGTGGGCATCGTCACGCCCTCGGGTGGAGCGGGCATCATGGCGGCCGACCACGCGGAATTCGCCGGCCTGCCGCTGCCCCAGCCCGCGCCCGAGACGGAGCGCGTGCTGCGCTCGGCGATCCCGGATTTCGGCAGCCCGCGCAACCCCTGCGACCTCACGGCGCAGGTCGCGACCAATCCGAAATCCTTTGAGGACTGCATGCTCGCGATGCTCAATGACGAGCAATACGCGACCGTCGTCTTCCCCGTGGTCTATCACAACCCGGCCCCCGCCGCGACGCCGACGCGCATGAAGACGCTGGAGCCGATGGCGGCCGCCACCGGCAAGCCCATCTGCATCGCCTGGATTCCCGAGAGCCTGGAAGGCCCGGGCGCCGAGGCCGTGGATGTCAGCCCCAACCTCGTGCTGTTCCGTAGCATGCGCCGGATGATGAAGGCGCTCAGCCTGTGGTTCGAACGGCATGATCCGAAGCCCGCTGCCGGCACGGTGGATGCCCGCGCCAAGGCGGCTGCCGCCGCCATTCCGGCCGGGGCCGCCACGCTGATGGAGGCCGCCGCCAAATCCGCCTTCGCCACCGCTGGCCTGCCGGTGGTGTCCGAGCATCGCGCCAAGGATGCGGCAGGCGCCGTGGCCGCCGCGCAGGCGCTGGGCTTCCCCGTCGTGCTCAAGCTCGACAGCCCCGATGTCGCGCACAAGACCGAGGTGGGCGGCGTCGAGCTGAACCTGGCGGACGCCGCCGCCGTCACCGCCGCCTTCGGCCGCATCATGGCGGGGGTTGCGAAGCACGCCCCCAAGGCCCGGGTGGATGGCGTGCTGGTGCAGCGCATGGAGGCGCGCGGCGTCGAACTCATCCTGGGCGCCCGGCGCGACCCGCAATTCGGCGTCATGGTCCTGGTGGGCCTGGGCGGCGTGCAGGCCGAGCTGTGGAAGGATGTGGCGCTGGACGTGGCGCCCGTCTCGCCCGAGGGCGCCATGGCCATGCTGCGCAGCCTCAAGGCCTTCCCGCTGCTGGATGGCTTCCGCGGCAGCCCGAAGCTGCCGGTGGAGCAGATCGCCGCCGCCATCGCGCAATTCTCGGGATTCGCGGCCGCGATGGGCGACCGGCTGGAGGAGGCGGAGATCAACCCGCTGGTCTGCCGCCCCGATGGCTGCGTCGCGGTGGATGGATTGATGATGCTCTCGGCCTGA
- a CDS encoding EipB family protein: MNLRRRLAWLPLAAFLAGFLPATPSLAAEPGSENMLAHRAAYRLKLDSVRDNASIEQAEGIMLFEVIDACDAWASRQRFTLLVGDRDGNIVETTSDYATLEAKDGSSLRFSLTQMTGGAVTSRVAGEASVTPQGGRIRYQEPAATEDELPPGTILPMIHTIRSLAAARAGQRIFVAPLFDGTSADGAQDTTTIISGGWLAPQPNANFPLLSTLSSARMRIAFFERNTTGQGGGAATPDYEVSLRYYENGVADELKMDFGEFVVDGRLGELQTIPSPC, translated from the coding sequence ATGAACCTCCGCCGCCGCCTCGCCTGGCTTCCCCTGGCCGCCTTCCTGGCCGGATTCCTCCCTGCCACCCCGAGCCTGGCCGCCGAGCCGGGCTCCGAGAACATGCTGGCGCATCGCGCCGCCTATCGCCTGAAGCTCGACAGCGTGCGCGACAATGCCAGCATCGAGCAGGCCGAGGGCATCATGCTCTTCGAGGTGATCGACGCCTGTGACGCCTGGGCCTCGCGCCAGCGCTTCACGCTGCTGGTGGGCGACCGGGACGGCAACATCGTCGAGACCACCTCGGATTATGCGACGCTGGAGGCGAAGGACGGTTCCTCGCTGCGCTTCTCGCTCACGCAGATGACGGGCGGCGCCGTCACCTCCCGCGTGGCGGGCGAGGCGAGCGTGACGCCGCAGGGCGGGCGCATCCGCTACCAGGAGCCGGCCGCGACGGAGGATGAACTGCCGCCCGGCACCATCCTGCCGATGATCCACACCATCCGCAGCCTGGCCGCGGCGCGCGCGGGGCAGCGCATCTTCGTGGCGCCGCTCTTCGATGGCACCTCGGCCGATGGCGCGCAGGATACCACGACGATCATCTCCGGCGGCTGGCTGGCGCCGCAGCCCAACGCGAATTTCCCGCTGCTCTCCACCCTGTCCAGCGCGCGCATGCGCATCGCCTTCTTCGAGCGCAACACCACCGGCCAGGGCGGCGGCGCCGCCACGCCCGACTACGAGGTCAGCCTGCGCTACTACGAGAACGGCGTGGCGGATGAGCTGAAGATGGATTTCGGCGAATTCGTCGTAGATGGCCGGCTCGGCGAGTTGCAGACCATCCCTTCCCCCTGCTGA
- a CDS encoding NAD-dependent epimerase/dehydratase family protein, whose product MKPILLTGASGALGRMLARELAAAGMTLRLTDIAAFPDAVPEGCSFIRADLNDGVTIARLAEGCAAILHFGGISVEQPFEDILGPNLRGLFHIYEAARREKARVVFASSNHTIGFHEQGQSLDLDCQFRPDGFYGLSKAYGELMGRLYWDKHGVENVNLRIGTCLPEPRDARALSTWLSYPDLARLVRACVAAERTGHAVVWGASANPASWWAKDHRDRIGWAPRDSAEVYRARLEGVLHPDEVGRRHQGGAFCVADYSRPTPPPRDAFSLE is encoded by the coding sequence ATGAAACCCATCCTCCTCACCGGCGCCTCAGGCGCCCTCGGCCGCATGCTGGCCCGAGAGCTGGCCGCGGCCGGCATGACGCTGCGCCTGACGGACATCGCTGCCTTCCCGGACGCGGTGCCCGAGGGCTGCAGCTTCATCCGCGCCGATCTGAACGACGGCGTCACCATCGCGCGCCTGGCGGAGGGCTGCGCCGCCATCCTGCATTTCGGTGGCATCTCGGTGGAGCAGCCCTTCGAGGACATCCTCGGGCCCAACCTGCGCGGCCTCTTCCACATCTATGAGGCGGCGCGGCGGGAGAAGGCGCGGGTCGTCTTCGCCAGTTCCAACCACACGATCGGCTTCCACGAGCAGGGGCAGAGCCTCGACCTTGACTGCCAGTTCCGGCCGGACGGCTTCTACGGCCTGTCGAAGGCCTATGGCGAGCTGATGGGACGGCTCTACTGGGACAAGCACGGCGTGGAGAATGTGAACCTGCGCATCGGCACCTGCCTGCCCGAGCCGCGCGACGCCCGCGCGCTCTCCACCTGGCTCTCCTACCCCGATCTCGCGCGGCTGGTGCGGGCCTGCGTGGCGGCAGAGCGCACGGGCCATGCGGTGGTCTGGGGCGCCTCGGCCAATCCGGCGAGCTGGTGGGCCAAGGATCACCGTGACCGGATCGGCTGGGCGCCCCGGGACAGCGCGGAGGTGTATCGCGCCCGTCTGGAGGGCGTGCTGCATCCGGATGAGGTGGGCCGGCGCCACCAGGGCGGCGCCTTCTGCGTGGCGGATTATTCCAGGCCCACGCCGCCGCCGCGCGACGCCTTCAGCCTCGAGTGA
- a CDS encoding amidase has translation MPRHAHPTIAHAAIALESGRITATALVEEALARAAEGEGPRVFTALHAKAAREQALAMDALRQAGRAPSRFAGIPITVKDLFDEAGQVTHAGSVARDGAKPATAPAPVIERLNRQGFIVIGRTNMTEFAFSGLGVNPHYGTPSSPWDRKTGRLPGGSSSGAGVAAADGMGFGGLGTDTGGSCRIPAALNGVVGFKPTARRVPITGVLPLSPSLDSVGPLARSVGCCQVLDAIIAGAETPPALPEVNLSGLRFGVLNNIVEEGIDGEVARAYARTLARLEAAGVKLEDVTLPELDRMPQINAKGGLTASEAYAWHRHLIASDGPRYDPRILKRIARGEHMSAAEYLDVVQARAEVIAATAPRTAPYDAVICPTVPLIPPAIAEVTEETEYNRINLLLLRNTTIANFLDRCAISLPCHLPGDAPVGLMLMGEAMGDARLLAISAAVEALLEA, from the coding sequence ATGCCCCGCCACGCCCACCCCACCATCGCCCATGCCGCCATCGCCCTCGAGAGCGGCCGCATCACCGCGACCGCCCTGGTGGAGGAAGCGCTGGCGCGCGCAGCGGAGGGGGAGGGGCCGCGCGTCTTTACCGCGCTGCACGCCAAGGCCGCGCGCGAGCAGGCGCTCGCCATGGATGCGCTCCGCCAGGCGGGCCGCGCACCCAGCCGCTTCGCCGGCATCCCCATCACCGTGAAGGATCTCTTCGACGAGGCCGGGCAGGTGACGCACGCGGGCTCCGTCGCGCGGGACGGTGCCAAGCCCGCCACCGCGCCGGCGCCGGTGATCGAGCGGCTGAACCGCCAGGGCTTCATCGTCATCGGTCGCACCAACATGACGGAATTCGCCTTCTCCGGCCTTGGCGTGAACCCGCATTACGGCACGCCCTCCAGCCCCTGGGACCGCAAGACGGGCCGGCTGCCGGGCGGCTCCTCCTCTGGCGCGGGTGTCGCGGCGGCCGATGGCATGGGCTTTGGCGGCCTGGGCACCGATACCGGCGGCTCCTGCCGCATCCCGGCGGCGCTGAACGGCGTGGTCGGCTTCAAGCCGACGGCGCGGCGCGTGCCCATCACGGGCGTCCTGCCGCTCTCGCCCTCGCTTGATTCCGTGGGTCCGCTCGCGCGCTCGGTGGGCTGCTGCCAGGTGCTGGATGCGATCATCGCGGGAGCCGAGACGCCGCCGGCGCTGCCCGAGGTGAACCTCTCCGGCCTGCGCTTCGGCGTGCTGAACAACATCGTGGAGGAGGGCATTGATGGCGAGGTGGCACGCGCCTATGCGCGCACCCTCGCCCGGCTGGAGGCGGCGGGCGTGAAGCTCGAGGATGTGACGCTGCCCGAGCTGGACCGCATGCCGCAGATCAACGCCAAGGGCGGCCTCACTGCCTCCGAGGCCTATGCTTGGCACCGCCACCTGATCGCCAGCGACGGTCCGCGCTATGATCCGCGCATCCTCAAGCGCATCGCCCGGGGCGAGCACATGAGTGCCGCCGAATACCTCGACGTCGTGCAGGCCCGTGCCGAGGTGATCGCGGCGACCGCGCCGCGCACCGCGCCCTATGACGCGGTGATCTGCCCGACCGTGCCGCTGATTCCGCCCGCGATCGCCGAGGTGACCGAGGAGACCGAGTACAACCGCATCAACCTGCTGCTGCTGCGGAACACGACCATCGCGAATTTCCTCGACCGCTGCGCCATCAGCCTGCCCTGCCACCTGCCGGGCGATGCGCCGGTCGGCCTCATGCTGATGGGCGAGGCGATGGGCGATGCGCGGCTGCTGGCCATCAGCGCCGCGGTCGAGGCGCTGCTCGAGGCATGA
- a CDS encoding LLM class flavin-dependent oxidoreductase: MRPLEFGWYLPTNGDTTSYAEGPNVVPSSTAMFDRVVSAAEAAGFEYLLVPVAIPCWEAWVTTAFMAGRSSSIRMLVAARPGYINPVMLAKMVTTFDQLTGGRIAVNLIAGQSEAENAADGIRYGKEDRYALMAEEVAIMKALWTGEAPLDWEGRFHTLRGARVIPRPLQQPHPRFYLGGGSRQAWEISAAHADVHLFWGDRPETIAEQMAEIRGMAEGQGRGEAIGFGMRLQIICRETEEEAWAAAHELVRDVGEERSAAVRANIANSVANQRVQALLAETGGLIAPNLWAGLAKARQGAGVAVVGNPQQCADVLQRFIAIGCHSFCLSGYLHDEEAERFGRWVRPILAERNPGRLAPLI, translated from the coding sequence ATGAGGCCCCTGGAATTCGGCTGGTACCTGCCGACCAATGGGGACACCACGAGCTATGCCGAGGGGCCGAATGTGGTTCCCTCCAGCACCGCGATGTTCGACCGCGTGGTGAGCGCGGCCGAGGCGGCGGGCTTCGAATACCTGCTGGTGCCCGTCGCCATCCCCTGCTGGGAGGCCTGGGTGACCACGGCCTTCATGGCGGGGCGGTCCAGCTCCATCCGCATGCTGGTGGCGGCCCGCCCGGGCTACATCAACCCGGTGATGCTCGCGAAGATGGTGACGACCTTCGACCAGCTCACCGGCGGGCGCATCGCGGTGAACCTCATCGCCGGTCAGTCGGAAGCGGAGAATGCGGCCGATGGCATCCGCTACGGCAAGGAGGATCGCTACGCGCTGATGGCGGAGGAGGTCGCCATCATGAAGGCGCTCTGGACCGGCGAGGCGCCGCTCGATTGGGAGGGTAGGTTCCACACCCTGCGCGGCGCGCGCGTGATCCCCCGGCCCCTGCAGCAGCCGCATCCCCGCTTCTACCTGGGCGGCGGCTCACGCCAGGCCTGGGAGATCTCCGCCGCGCATGCCGATGTGCACCTGTTCTGGGGCGACCGGCCGGAGACGATCGCGGAGCAGATGGCCGAGATCCGCGGCATGGCGGAAGGGCAGGGGCGGGGCGAGGCGATCGGCTTCGGCATGCGGCTGCAGATCATCTGCCGCGAGACGGAGGAGGAGGCCTGGGCCGCCGCGCATGAGCTGGTGCGCGACGTGGGCGAGGAGCGCAGTGCCGCGGTGCGCGCCAACATCGCCAATTCGGTCGCCAACCAGCGCGTCCAGGCGCTGCTGGCGGAGACGGGCGGGCTGATCGCGCCCAACCTCTGGGCGGGCCTGGCCAAGGCGCGCCAGGGCGCGGGTGTCGCGGTGGTCGGCAATCCGCAGCAATGCGCCGATGTGCTGCAGCGCTTCATCGCGATCGGCTGCCACAGCTTCTGCCTCTCGGGTTACCTGCATGACGAGGAGGCCGAGCGCTTCGGCCGCTGGGTGCGGCCGATCCTGGCGGAGCGGAATCCGGGGCGACTCGCGCCGCTCATTTGA
- a CDS encoding Bug family tripartite tricarboxylate transporter substrate binding protein gives MNSYGQIRRALLAAPMLALAGQAQAQAWPARPIRILVGFPPGQATDTIARLLAEKLGENPGWSMVIENRPGQGGSLAAAAAAQAAPDGYTLLLSATAPLATNPNLYSNIGYDPARDFAPITLVANLPFVLLVNANSPARTPAELVAMARARPGQVTFGTPGNGTTAHLITMMFSRAAGGLDMTHVPYRGGPQVLTDLLAGRIDFMFETEVFSLPHIQSGRVRALALTTANRSDRQPDLPTLAQSGMPGFDAAAWLGLVAPAGTPAPIILRINQEIHRILAEPAMRERLGGLGAQVLTSTPEQFAAFIRSEGVKWGNAIRENNVRLD, from the coding sequence ATGAATAGCTACGGACAAATCCGGCGCGCGCTCTTGGCCGCCCCCATGCTGGCGCTGGCGGGGCAGGCGCAGGCCCAGGCCTGGCCGGCGCGCCCCATCCGCATCCTGGTGGGTTTTCCGCCCGGCCAGGCGACCGACACCATCGCCCGCCTTCTTGCCGAGAAGCTGGGTGAGAATCCTGGCTGGTCCATGGTGATCGAGAACCGCCCCGGCCAGGGCGGCAGCCTCGCCGCCGCCGCCGCCGCCCAGGCCGCGCCCGATGGCTATACCCTGCTGCTCTCGGCCACCGCGCCGCTCGCTACCAACCCCAATCTCTATTCCAACATCGGCTATGATCCGGCGCGCGACTTCGCGCCGATCACGCTGGTGGCGAACCTGCCCTTCGTGCTGCTGGTGAACGCCAATTCCCCAGCGCGAACCCCGGCCGAGCTGGTCGCCATGGCCCGCGCGCGGCCCGGGCAGGTCACCTTCGGCACGCCGGGCAACGGCACCACGGCGCATCTCATCACCATGATGTTCTCCCGCGCGGCGGGCGGGCTCGACATGACGCATGTGCCCTATCGCGGCGGGCCGCAGGTCCTGACCGACCTGCTGGCCGGGCGCATCGACTTCATGTTCGAGACGGAGGTCTTCTCGCTCCCGCATATCCAGTCCGGCCGGGTGCGGGCGCTGGCGCTGACCACCGCCAACCGATCCGACCGCCAGCCCGACCTGCCGACGCTGGCCCAGAGCGGCATGCCGGGCTTCGATGCCGCCGCCTGGCTCGGCCTGGTCGCACCGGCCGGGACGCCGGCGCCGATCATCCTGCGCATCAACCAGGAGATCCATCGCATCCTGGCCGAGCCCGCGATGCGCGAACGCCTGGGCGGCCTGGGCGCGCAGGTGCTGACCAGCACGCCCGAGCAGTTCGCCGCCTTCATCCGCAGCGAGGGCGTGAAGTGGGGCAACGCCATCCGCGAGAACAACGTCCGGCTGGATTGA
- a CDS encoding NAD kinase, which translates to MKISFLASTTEPAQEARARLVALYGDHPPQEAEVIVALGGDGLMLETQHRFLGRNPPIYGMNRGSVGFLMNSYREEDLPARIGAAQAAHLHPLRMRAHSASGTHAALAINEVSLLREQRQAAKLRILVDGKERLPELICDGILISTPAGSTAYNLSAHGPIVPLDARLLPLTPISAFRPRRWRGALLPSSARVVFEVLEPDKRPVSATADYTEVRDVRSVEVREDRSITMTMLFDPDRSLSERIIAEQFTV; encoded by the coding sequence GTGAAGATTTCGTTTCTCGCCTCGACGACAGAGCCCGCGCAGGAAGCACGCGCGCGCCTCGTCGCCCTCTATGGCGACCACCCGCCACAGGAGGCCGAGGTGATCGTGGCGCTGGGCGGCGATGGGCTGATGCTCGAGACCCAGCACCGCTTCCTCGGCCGCAATCCGCCGATCTACGGCATGAATCGCGGCAGTGTGGGCTTCCTGATGAACTCCTACCGCGAGGAGGACCTGCCCGCGCGGATCGGCGCCGCCCAGGCGGCGCACCTGCATCCCTTGCGCATGCGCGCGCATTCCGCGAGCGGCACGCATGCGGCCCTGGCCATCAACGAGGTCTCGCTGCTGCGCGAGCAGCGCCAGGCGGCCAAGCTGCGGATCCTGGTGGATGGCAAGGAACGCCTGCCGGAGCTGATCTGCGACGGCATCCTGATCTCCACCCCGGCCGGCAGCACCGCCTACAATCTCTCGGCGCATGGGCCGATCGTGCCGCTGGATGCGAGGCTGCTGCCGCTGACGCCCATCTCCGCCTTCCGGCCACGCCGCTGGCGCGGCGCCCTGCTGCCCTCCAGCGCGCGCGTCGTCTTCGAGGTGCTGGAGCCCGACAAGCGCCCCGTCTCCGCGACGGCGGACTACACCGAGGTGCGCGACGTCCGCAGCGTCGAGGTGCGGGAGGATCGGAGCATCACGATGACCATGCTCTTCGACCCCGACCGCAGCCTCTCGGAGCGGATCATCGCCGAGCAGTTCACGGTGTAG
- a CDS encoding carbon-nitrogen hydrolase family protein, with protein sequence MRISAIQMNQTSDKQANLDQARRLIEGALAADRPDMVTLPETWTNLGGGREARAAAAEVLPEPGGTGGAAYEFLRGIAKGAGIHVHGGSIIEQGPEKFFNTTLVFDPTGREIARYRKIHLFDITGPDGTGYRESALYGAGDALVTFEAGGVKFGCTICYDMRFPEQYLALRRAGAEAILVPSNFTLMTGKDHWEVLLRARAIETQCWVIAAASWGAYEERGATRQVYGHSLIADPWGHVVAKASDGIGWTTARLDAAVTARVRRDMPVLEHRRLA encoded by the coding sequence ATGCGCATTTCCGCCATCCAGATGAACCAGACCAGCGACAAGCAGGCCAATCTCGACCAGGCGCGCCGCCTGATCGAAGGCGCGCTGGCGGCGGACCGCCCGGACATGGTCACCCTGCCCGAGACCTGGACGAATCTCGGCGGCGGGCGCGAGGCACGGGCGGCCGCGGCGGAGGTGCTGCCCGAGCCGGGCGGCACGGGCGGCGCGGCCTATGAGTTCCTGCGCGGCATCGCCAAGGGCGCGGGCATCCATGTGCATGGCGGCTCGATCATCGAACAGGGGCCGGAGAAGTTCTTCAACACGACTCTGGTCTTCGACCCCACGGGCCGCGAGATCGCGCGCTACCGCAAGATCCATCTGTTCGACATCACGGGCCCGGACGGCACCGGCTATCGCGAGAGCGCGCTCTACGGCGCGGGCGATGCGCTGGTCACCTTCGAGGCGGGCGGCGTGAAGTTCGGCTGCACCATCTGCTACGACATGCGCTTCCCCGAGCAATATCTCGCGCTGCGGCGGGCGGGGGCGGAGGCGATCCTGGTGCCGTCCAACTTCACGCTGATGACCGGCAAGGACCATTGGGAGGTGCTGCTGCGCGCGCGGGCCATCGAGACGCAATGCTGGGTCATCGCCGCCGCCTCCTGGGGCGCCTATGAGGAGCGCGGCGCGACACGGCAGGTCTATGGCCATTCGCTGATCGCCGACCCCTGGGGCCATGTGGTCGCCAAGGCGAGCGACGGCATCGGCTGGACCACCGCGCGGCTCGACGCCGCGGTGACGGCCCGCGTGCGGCGCGACATGCCCGTGCTCGAACACCGGCGGCTCGCGTGA
- the moaA gene encoding GTP 3',8-cyclase MoaA: MIDPFGRHISYLRVSVTDRCDLRCVYCMAEDMTFLPKSEVLTLEELERLCGTFIDLGVRKLRLTGGEPLVRKNVMSLVRGLGARIGSGLDELTLTTNGTQLTKYADELAAAGVRRINVSMDTLDAAAFKAATRWGELDKVLDGIFAAKAAGLHVKINAVALKGLNEHEFDRMLAWCGEHGFDLCLIETMPLGEISEDRTDQFLPLSLVRARLKQNWTLNESSHTTGGPARYYDVAETGTRLGFITPMTHNFCESCNRVRLTCTGTLYMCLGQEDAADLRAPLRDPELGEEGLRAAIAEAITRKPKGHDFVIDRRRAAPAVARHMSVTGG, translated from the coding sequence ATGATCGACCCCTTTGGGCGACATATCAGCTACCTCCGCGTGTCGGTCACGGACCGCTGCGACCTTCGCTGTGTCTATTGCATGGCGGAGGACATGACCTTCCTCCCCAAATCCGAGGTTCTGACGCTGGAGGAGCTGGAGCGGCTCTGCGGCACCTTCATCGACCTCGGCGTGCGCAAGCTGCGCCTGACGGGCGGCGAGCCGCTGGTCCGCAAGAACGTGATGTCGCTGGTGCGCGGGCTGGGCGCGCGCATCGGTTCCGGCCTGGATGAGCTGACGTTGACCACCAACGGCACGCAGCTGACCAAGTACGCGGATGAGCTGGCGGCCGCCGGCGTGCGGCGCATCAACGTCTCGATGGACACGCTGGATGCCGCCGCCTTCAAGGCCGCGACGCGCTGGGGCGAGCTGGACAAGGTTCTGGATGGCATCTTCGCCGCCAAGGCCGCGGGCCTGCATGTGAAGATCAACGCCGTCGCTCTGAAGGGGCTGAACGAGCATGAGTTCGACCGCATGCTGGCCTGGTGCGGCGAGCACGGCTTCGACCTCTGCCTGATCGAGACCATGCCGCTCGGCGAGATCAGCGAGGACCGGACGGACCAGTTCCTGCCGCTCTCCCTGGTCCGCGCCCGCCTCAAGCAGAACTGGACGCTGAACGAGAGCAGCCACACCACGGGCGGCCCAGCGCGCTACTACGACGTGGCCGAGACCGGCACGCGCCTCGGCTTCATCACGCCGATGACGCATAATTTCTGCGAAAGCTGCAACCGCGTGCGGCTGACCTGCACCGGCACGCTCTACATGTGCCTGGGCCAGGAAGATGCGGCCGACCTGCGCGCGCCGCTCCGCGACCCCGAGCTGGGCGAGGAGGGCCTGCGCGCCGCCATCGCGGAGGCCATCACGCGCAAGCCCAAGGGCCATGACTTCGTCATAGACCGCCGGCGGGCCGCGCCGGCCGTCGCGCGCCACATGAGCGTGACCGGCGGCTGA